One window of Cohnella hashimotonis genomic DNA carries:
- a CDS encoding LacI family DNA-binding transcriptional regulator yields the protein MRAGIKQVAQLAEVSTATVSHVINNTRFVSLETKEKVFRAMEELDFQPNAVAQSLRSQRSNTIGLIVPMLPSDTSNFFFMTVAQGIQKTLKRKGYHMLLSNNATEEFEEEIEQIKLFNAKQIDGLIIASIAEDVTHLNETVKDKYPVVFIDRQPRGYAGDHVLSDGFGASLQAMRLLLDKGHKRIGFLTGYLGITTSMERLEGYKKALEERNLPFDQNLIHVTSASFDHGYQAVPKLLEVPGITALFVANNVLTMGAMGYLQEKRIRIPQDLAVIGYDDYDWTKITTPPLTVIRQPSFELGEKAAEVMLSRIEKGFVNGEEPQSYRLPAELVVRDSC from the coding sequence ATGAGGGCAGGAATCAAGCAAGTGGCGCAACTGGCCGAAGTTTCTACGGCGACCGTTTCCCATGTCATTAACAATACAAGGTTCGTATCGCTCGAGACCAAGGAAAAGGTTTTTCGTGCGATGGAGGAGCTTGATTTCCAACCGAACGCAGTGGCGCAGAGCTTGCGAAGCCAACGTTCGAACACGATCGGCCTGATCGTACCGATGCTGCCGTCGGACACCTCGAATTTCTTTTTTATGACCGTTGCCCAAGGTATTCAAAAGACCTTAAAACGGAAAGGCTATCATATGTTGCTTAGCAACAATGCGACAGAAGAATTTGAGGAAGAAATCGAACAAATCAAACTTTTCAACGCCAAACAAATCGACGGCTTGATTATTGCTTCGATTGCCGAGGACGTTACGCATCTGAACGAGACGGTCAAGGATAAATATCCCGTCGTCTTCATCGATCGGCAGCCTCGCGGATACGCAGGCGATCATGTGCTGTCGGACGGCTTCGGCGCCTCGCTGCAAGCCATGCGCTTGCTGCTGGACAAGGGGCATAAGCGAATCGGCTTCCTTACGGGTTATCTCGGCATTACGACAAGTATGGAACGACTTGAAGGCTATAAAAAAGCGCTGGAGGAACGAAACCTCCCGTTCGACCAGAATTTGATTCATGTAACGAGCGCAAGCTTCGATCATGGATACCAAGCGGTGCCCAAGCTGCTCGAGGTTCCGGGTATCACGGCATTGTTCGTTGCCAATAATGTTCTGACGATGGGCGCGATGGGCTACCTTCAAGAAAAACGGATTCGAATCCCGCAGGACCTTGCCGTGATCGGATACGACGACTACGACTGGACGAAGATAACGACGCCTCCGCTAACGGTTATTCGGCAGCCAAGCTTCGAACTGGGAGAAAAGGCGGCCGAAGTGATGCTGTCGCGCATAGAGAAAGGTTTTGTAAACGGCGAAGAGCCGCAGTCTTATCGCCTTCCAGCCGAATTGGTCGTTAGAGACTCTTGTTGA
- a CDS encoding ABC transporter permease, producing MSVNNKRESDSPIGRRRMKSIRANYELYLLILFPVVYFIIFKYWPMYGVQIAFKDFSASKGIWGSPWVGFDHFRRFFDSYNFWQIIRNTVYLSFLNLAIAFPIPIIVALMLNQLRQQRLKRFIQTTIYAPYFISTIVLVGMLYVFLSPSSGLVNNVIKMFGGEPILFAGESAWFRPMYIFSSVWQETGFASIVYLAALSGIDPHLHEAAVVDGASKWKRIRHIDLPGIAPTIVVLFILAIGNLMNVGFEKAFLLQKDLNVDVSEIIPTYVYKIGIQRAQYSFSAAIGLFNALINLVLLYVVNKSAKKISGNGLF from the coding sequence ATGTCCGTAAACAACAAAAGGGAGTCGGATTCCCCGATAGGCCGCCGTCGAATGAAAAGCATCAGGGCGAACTATGAATTGTATCTGCTTATTTTGTTTCCTGTCGTCTACTTCATTATTTTCAAGTACTGGCCCATGTATGGCGTCCAGATCGCATTCAAAGATTTCTCGGCCTCTAAAGGAATATGGGGAAGTCCTTGGGTGGGGTTCGATCATTTCAGGCGGTTTTTCGATTCCTATAACTTCTGGCAAATCATACGCAACACGGTGTACCTCAGCTTTCTTAACCTGGCGATCGCCTTTCCCATTCCGATTATCGTCGCACTCATGCTGAACCAGCTTCGTCAGCAGCGGCTTAAGCGTTTTATACAGACAACGATTTATGCGCCTTACTTTATTTCTACGATCGTGCTTGTCGGCATGCTTTATGTATTCTTGTCCCCGTCGAGCGGACTGGTGAACAATGTCATCAAGATGTTCGGCGGCGAGCCTATTTTGTTCGCGGGCGAATCCGCCTGGTTCAGGCCGATGTATATCTTCTCCTCCGTTTGGCAAGAAACAGGCTTCGCCTCAATCGTGTACCTCGCAGCTTTGTCGGGCATCGATCCGCATCTTCACGAAGCGGCGGTCGTAGACGGCGCGAGCAAGTGGAAGCGCATCCGTCATATCGATCTGCCGGGCATCGCGCCGACCATCGTCGTATTGTTTATCCTGGCCATTGGCAACTTAATGAATGTCGGTTTTGAGAAGGCTTTCCTTCTGCAGAAGGATCTGAACGTGGACGTCTCGGAGATCATTCCTACTTATGTATACAAGATCGGCATCCAGCGCGCGCAGTACAGCTTCTCGGCTGCGATTGGATTATTTAACGCCCTAATCAATCTGGTGTTGCTCTATGTCGTCAACAAGTCGGCCAAAAAAATAAGCGGGAACGGATTGTTCTAG
- a CDS encoding carbohydrate ABC transporter permease, translating into MLNRRTKSDIWFDLFNYVFLGGFTLMILYPLYFIVIASISSPDRIFSGDVWFWPRDITFDGYRRIFQDPTIWLGYRNSIVYAAISAFISTTLVIMAAYPLSRKDFYGRSTFMVFFLITLFFNGGIIPTYLMMKDIHLIDSMWAVILPSAVDAFLIIIAKTFFQELPEELREAAAIDGCRNLRYLTSIVLPVSKPIIAVLVLFAVVRQWNGFFDALIYLSDGDKFPLQLVLRNILIQSQPSGNLVNDVDTLLAKQRVTELIKFGVIIVAALPLLVLYPFLQRYFVKGVMVGSVKG; encoded by the coding sequence ATGCTCAACAGAAGAACGAAGTCAGATATTTGGTTCGATCTGTTCAACTACGTGTTCTTGGGCGGATTTACATTGATGATCTTGTATCCGCTCTATTTCATCGTTATTGCATCGATTAGCAGTCCCGACCGGATCTTCTCAGGCGACGTATGGTTTTGGCCGCGCGACATTACATTCGACGGCTACCGCCGCATTTTCCAAGACCCGACGATATGGCTAGGCTATCGGAATTCGATTGTTTACGCGGCGATCAGCGCATTCATCAGCACGACGCTGGTCATTATGGCAGCCTATCCGCTGTCGCGGAAAGACTTCTACGGGCGCAGCACCTTTATGGTTTTCTTCCTGATCACCTTGTTCTTTAACGGGGGCATCATTCCCACTTATCTGATGATGAAGGATATTCACTTAATCGATTCGATGTGGGCCGTTATTCTGCCGTCCGCAGTGGACGCGTTTCTGATCATTATCGCAAAGACGTTTTTCCAGGAGCTGCCCGAGGAACTGCGCGAGGCCGCAGCCATCGACGGCTGTCGTAATCTTCGTTATCTCACCAGCATCGTGCTTCCCGTATCCAAACCGATCATCGCGGTTCTCGTCTTGTTTGCCGTCGTACGTCAGTGGAACGGATTTTTCGATGCCTTGATCTACTTAAGCGATGGAGACAAATTCCCGCTGCAGCTTGTGCTCCGCAACATCCTCATCCAGAGTCAGCCGTCAGGAAACCTGGTGAACGACGTCGACACGCTGCTGGCCAAGCAGCGCGTGACCGAACTGATCAAGTTCGGCGTCATCATCGTTGCCGCGCTTCCGCTGCTTGTGCTGTATCCATTTCTTCAGCGCTACTTTGTCAAAGGGGTTATGGTCGGATCGGTCAAAGGATAA